The Chitinophagales bacterium genome includes a window with the following:
- the accC gene encoding acetyl-CoA carboxylase biotin carboxylase subunit, whose product MFKKILIANRGEIALRIIRTCKELGIETVAVYSAADKESLHVRFADEAVCIGPASSALSYLQIPNIMAAAEITNADAIHPGYGFLAENAEFADICAEYKIKFIGPNSEMIRKMGDKITAKQTMIDAGVPVVPGSEGLIENTKHGLKLAKDIGYPVIIKATAGGGGKGIRVVWSKGEFEEEFEKAKKEAKSSFSNDGIYVEKFVEDPRHIEIQIAGDQYGTVAHLSERDCSIQRRMQKLVEESPSPFMDDKLREKMGQAAIKAAKAINYESLGTVEFLVDKHKKFYFMEMNTRIQVEHPVTEEVIDYDLVKEQILIAAGEKISGKNFYPQMHAIECRINAEDPFKNFQPCPGKITYLHTPKGHGVRVDTHVYAGYTIPPFYDSMLAKVICRAKTREEAIAKMERALGEFILEGVKTTIPFHQQLMKNEDFRNGNFTTKFMDSFVLSPIPEKED is encoded by the coding sequence ATGTTCAAAAAAATACTGATAGCCAATAGGGGAGAAATTGCCCTTCGCATTATCAGAACCTGCAAAGAGCTGGGTATAGAAACCGTAGCAGTTTATTCTGCGGCTGATAAGGAAAGTTTGCACGTTCGTTTTGCAGATGAAGCAGTTTGTATAGGCCCTGCAAGTAGTGCGCTTTCCTATTTGCAGATTCCAAATATCATGGCTGCTGCCGAAATCACCAATGCAGATGCCATTCATCCCGGATATGGCTTTTTAGCTGAAAATGCTGAATTTGCCGATATCTGTGCCGAATACAAGATAAAATTTATTGGCCCCAATTCTGAGATGATCCGAAAAATGGGCGATAAAATCACCGCCAAGCAAACAATGATAGATGCTGGTGTACCTGTAGTACCGGGCTCAGAAGGATTGATAGAAAACACCAAACACGGACTCAAGCTCGCAAAAGACATTGGCTACCCGGTAATTATAAAAGCTACTGCCGGAGGTGGCGGAAAAGGCATTAGGGTAGTTTGGAGCAAAGGAGAATTTGAAGAAGAATTTGAAAAAGCCAAAAAAGAAGCCAAATCTTCATTCAGCAATGACGGTATTTATGTAGAAAAATTTGTGGAAGACCCGCGTCATATTGAAATTCAAATTGCCGGTGACCAATACGGAACAGTAGCACATCTTTCAGAACGAGATTGCTCTATTCAGCGCAGAATGCAAAAGCTGGTAGAGGAATCCCCATCTCCCTTTATGGACGACAAGCTGCGGGAGAAAATGGGACAGGCCGCAATCAAAGCAGCTAAGGCTATTAATTATGAAAGTTTGGGGACTGTAGAATTTCTCGTAGATAAGCACAAGAAATTTTACTTTATGGAAATGAATACCCGAATACAGGTAGAACATCCGGTAACTGAAGAAGTAATTGATTACGACCTTGTAAAAGAGCAAATTTTAATAGCAGCAGGAGAAAAGATAAGCGGAAAGAATTTCTACCCTCAAATGCACGCTATAGAATGTAGAATCAATGCTGAAGATCCTTTCAAAAACTTTCAACCCTGTCCCGGAAAAATCACGTATCTCCATACACCCAAAGGACATGGTGTAAGAGTTGACACGCATGTATATGCCGGATATACCATTCCGCCTTTTTACGATTCAATGCTGGCCAAAGTCATTTGCCGGGCAAAGACAAGGGAAGAAGCCATTGCCAAAATGGAAAGAGCTTTGGGTGAATTTATTCTTGAGGGAGTAAAAACCACGATTCCCTTCCATCAGCAGTTGATGAAAAATGAAGACTTCCGAAATGGCAATTTCACTACAAAGTTTATGGATAGTTTTGTACTGTCACCCATTCCCGAAAAGGAAGATTAA
- the rpmF gene encoding 50S ribosomal protein L32, giving the protein MAHPKRKISKQRRDKRRTHVKAAVPHIVTCKVTGAAHKRHQAYEVDGKLYYKGKLLIDTPVEE; this is encoded by the coding sequence ATGGCACATCCTAAGAGAAAGATATCCAAACAAAGAAGAGACAAAAGAAGAACCCATGTGAAGGCAGCTGTGCCTCACATAGTTACATGCAAAGTCACCGGTGCTGCTCACAAAAGACACCAGGCTTATGAAGTAGATGGCAAGCTCTACTACAAAGGCAAATTACTTATTGACACTCCTGTAGAAGAATAG
- a CDS encoding GxxExxY protein: protein MDKELKYKDITEKIIGASFEVHKFLGNGFQEVIYQRALAYEMSQKGLEFAREIEQQIFYKDLQEPIGTRRADFVVEGKVLVELKALIQLEDVHLAQALNYLKAYRLEVGLLINFGSKSMTFKRLILSPKSAKS, encoded by the coding sequence ATGGATAAGGAATTGAAATACAAAGACATTACCGAAAAAATAATTGGTGCTTCATTTGAGGTACATAAGTTTCTGGGCAATGGATTTCAAGAAGTGATTTATCAGAGGGCGTTGGCCTATGAAATGTCCCAAAAGGGATTGGAATTCGCTAGGGAAATAGAACAGCAAATTTTTTATAAGGACCTACAGGAACCAATAGGGACAAGACGTGCTGATTTTGTTGTGGAAGGAAAAGTACTGGTTGAGTTAAAAGCCTTAATTCAACTGGAAGATGTTCATTTGGCCCAGGCATTAAACTATCTAAAGGCATACAGGCTCGAAGTCGGGCTATTGATAAATTTTGGTTCAAAAAGCATGACATTCAAGCGTTTAATATTAAGCCCAAAATCTGCGAAATCATGA
- a CDS encoding DUF177 domain-containing protein — protein sequence MSRDHNIYRIPYVGLKEGLHTFDFKITEKFFETVDIEEVEKADIAVDIEFNKKSSHFELKFNIQGYLLTACDRCLEQYPQELLDEYKIFVKLTDQENEESEDPDVVFINRQETHLDLKQLIYEFIELSIPLQRVCPNPGKTKYCNPDMLKYINKHKDKGSEEQNENDDIDPRWSALKKIKK from the coding sequence ATGAGCAGGGATCATAATATTTACCGCATCCCCTATGTAGGACTAAAGGAAGGTCTTCATACTTTTGATTTTAAGATTACGGAAAAGTTCTTTGAAACTGTTGATATTGAAGAAGTCGAAAAAGCTGATATTGCCGTTGATATTGAATTCAACAAAAAAAGCAGCCATTTCGAGCTCAAGTTTAATATTCAGGGCTATTTGCTTACTGCATGCGATCGCTGTTTGGAACAATATCCCCAGGAATTATTGGATGAGTATAAAATCTTTGTAAAACTCACTGATCAGGAGAATGAAGAAAGCGAAGATCCCGATGTTGTCTTTATAAACAGGCAAGAAACACATCTTGATCTAAAGCAATTGATCTATGAATTTATAGAGCTGAGTATTCCGCTGCAGCGCGTTTGTCCCAATCCAGGGAAAACAAAATACTGTAATCCGGATATGCTCAAATATATCAACAAACACAAAGACAAAGGCTCTGAGGAGCAAAATGAAAATGATGATATAGACCCGAGATGGTCAGCATTAAAAAAAATAAAAAAATAA
- a CDS encoding T9SS type A sorting domain-containing protein yields MELSSDETGYVEIYSPTGVLLNTDKLFGGVNSINLGGLQKVYLFIKLLWTMKSRPITNWLCWSKFIVLLVLILLQTSTHVYSQKEDRNWCFGYNAGISFTDINTPISFKTKSKNLTMSSSVSDGNGVLEFYVTATSLLSRKFLLRDSDNTIIPGSDSLNFIDNGASSQAIFKINDSTYYILHVGEYLTQNCPYIRCLNLYYSVVIKSSTYGFFVSKKNISIVNEPIETRFTSVKHSNGNDWWLYVHGLKTNNISSTNRFYRILLRSDSIYMPIYQDVGTQHISMNSIFSEMTTSKNGNFLASCIDNQKTIDLFKINRCDGQLEFFDNVTADINPYSCEFSNNESKLYITQGVGIYSNTLFQLDLDSKDDSLSKLNLWSTTDSLVRIGQLQIGPDNKIYMSSGYGNSLPNFPYSPYNQNLSVINNPDSAGVACDFQPFSFYLGDSSRALFGLPNMPNYNLGPTSIYAADAGNDTVFCSNISSGIKIGIAKVENVQYSWFPSTGLSNTSIAQPIAAPSEDTWYYLTLTDTTIEYSCQSRTDSVFVKVEICSSTEDLNSSESKLSIYPNPTQNILYIKSTSQNHEVRNIHIIDLNGRNVIYTKQSPINTSELSQGIYFYQVEMSGGEVVRGKFLKN; encoded by the coding sequence GTGGAATTGAGCAGCGATGAAACAGGATATGTAGAGATATATTCTCCTACAGGGGTATTACTCAATACCGATAAATTATTTGGTGGTGTGAACTCAATTAATCTAGGGGGCTTACAAAAGGTGTATTTATTTATAAAATTATTGTGGACAATGAAGTCAAGACCAATAACAAATTGGTTGTGCTGGAGTAAGTTTATTGTGCTTTTAGTTTTAATACTATTACAAACCTCAACTCATGTATATTCTCAAAAAGAAGATAGAAATTGGTGCTTTGGATATAATGCTGGTATAAGCTTTACAGATATAAATACCCCAATTTCTTTTAAGACTAAATCAAAAAATTTAACAATGTCATCTTCTGTTTCTGACGGTAATGGTGTACTTGAATTTTATGTAACTGCTACGTCTTTACTTTCTCGTAAGTTTCTTTTAAGAGACTCAGACAATACTATAATACCTGGAAGTGATTCATTAAATTTTATTGATAATGGAGCATCGAGCCAAGCAATATTTAAAATAAATGACAGTACTTACTACATTTTACATGTAGGTGAGTATTTAACTCAAAATTGCCCCTATATAAGATGTCTTAACTTGTACTACTCTGTAGTTATTAAAAGTTCAACATATGGTTTTTTTGTGTCAAAGAAAAATATCTCTATTGTAAATGAACCAATAGAAACTAGGTTTACATCAGTTAAACATTCAAATGGAAATGATTGGTGGCTTTATGTACATGGTTTAAAGACTAATAACATTTCATCTACAAATCGATTTTATCGAATCTTATTAAGAAGCGATTCTATTTATATGCCTATTTATCAAGATGTAGGAACGCAACATATTAGCATGAATAGTATTTTTTCTGAAATGACTACTTCTAAAAATGGTAATTTTTTAGCATCATGTATAGATAATCAAAAAACTATAGATTTATTTAAAATCAATAGGTGTGATGGTCAGTTGGAGTTTTTTGATAATGTAACAGCAGATATAAATCCATATAGTTGTGAGTTTTCAAATAATGAGTCTAAATTATATATTACACAAGGAGTAGGTATATATTCAAATACCTTATTTCAGTTAGATTTAGACTCAAAAGATGATTCTCTTTCTAAGTTAAATTTATGGTCAACTACTGATAGTTTGGTTAGGATTGGACAATTACAGATAGGTCCTGATAATAAAATTTATATGTCCTCCGGTTATGGCAACAGCCTCCCCAATTTTCCATATAGTCCATACAATCAAAACCTAAGTGTTATCAATAATCCTGATTCTGCTGGCGTTGCATGTGACTTTCAACCTTTCAGCTTTTATTTAGGTGATAGCTCAAGGGCGCTCTTTGGTCTACCCAACATGCCAAACTACAACCTCGGCCCCACGAGCATCTATGCCGCAGATGCAGGAAATGACACCGTTTTTTGTTCAAATATTTCCAGTGGTATAAAAATAGGCATTGCAAAAGTGGAAAATGTACAGTATTCCTGGTTTCCTTCAACAGGACTGAGTAATACCTCTATAGCCCAACCTATTGCAGCTCCTTCAGAAGATACCTGGTATTACTTAACCTTAACGGACACAACAATAGAATACTCCTGTCAATCCAGAACGGATAGTGTGTTTGTGAAAGTGGAAATCTGTAGTTCAACAGAAGACTTAAACTCTTCTGAATCTAAACTGAGTATTTATCCCAACCCCACTCAAAACATCCTCTACATCAAAAGCACATCACAAAATCACGAAGTAAGAAACATCCACATCATAGACCTCAACGGAAGAAATGTAATCTATACCAAACAAAGCCCCATAAACACCAGTGAGCTTTCACAGGGCATTTATTTCTACCAGGTGGAAATGAGTGGTGGTGAAGTGGTGAGGGGAAAGTTTCTGAAAAATTGA
- the efp gene encoding elongation factor P, translating to MANTSDIRNGLCIEMNNDLWQVVEFQHVKPGKGNAFVRTRLKSLNTGKGLEHTFPAGHKITTARIEHRKFQFLYKDDMGYHFMNNENYEQIQLNESMIDSPEFLKEGQDVEILYHAETETPLACELPQFIELQITYSEPGVKGDTATNTTKPATLETGAEINVPLFVNQDELIKVDTKSKSYVERVKK from the coding sequence ATGGCAAATACTTCTGATATCCGAAATGGCCTGTGTATTGAAATGAACAATGACTTGTGGCAAGTTGTCGAATTTCAGCATGTGAAACCGGGAAAAGGCAATGCTTTCGTAAGGACAAGGCTCAAAAGTCTTAATACTGGAAAAGGCTTGGAACACACATTTCCGGCAGGCCATAAAATTACTACAGCGAGAATTGAGCACAGAAAATTTCAGTTTCTTTACAAAGACGATATGGGCTATCATTTTATGAACAATGAAAACTATGAGCAAATCCAACTAAATGAATCCATGATTGACAGCCCCGAGTTTTTAAAAGAGGGACAGGATGTAGAGATATTATACCATGCAGAAACAGAAACTCCTTTGGCTTGTGAATTGCCGCAATTTATTGAATTGCAAATCACCTATTCAGAACCAGGGGTAAAAGGCGATACTGCTACTAACACTACAAAACCGGCTACTTTAGAAACCGGTGCTGAAATTAATGTTCCGCTTTTTGTCAATCAGGATGAATTGATCAAAGTAGATACGAAATCAAAATCTTACGTGGAAAGAGTAAAAAAATAA
- the accB gene encoding acetyl-CoA carboxylase biotin carboxyl carrier protein, producing MTFKQIQDLIKLVSKSDLGELKIEQDNFKISLKTKDFIGKTLGVQQSPVVQTTPVASAPAETNSNGGKSNSSESPKETEENTSTESEKTADSSNYITVKSPMIGTFYRSASPDKPPFIKVGDTISKGQVTCIVEAMKLFNEIESEVEGKVVKILVEDASPVEYDQELFLIDPL from the coding sequence ATGACCTTCAAACAAATTCAGGATCTGATAAAACTTGTAAGCAAATCCGATCTCGGTGAATTAAAAATTGAGCAGGACAACTTTAAAATATCTCTTAAGACCAAAGACTTTATAGGCAAAACCTTAGGAGTTCAACAAAGTCCTGTTGTTCAAACAACTCCTGTTGCTTCTGCTCCGGCAGAGACAAACAGTAATGGAGGAAAAAGCAACAGCAGTGAATCTCCAAAAGAAACAGAAGAAAACACTTCAACAGAAAGCGAGAAAACTGCTGATTCAAGCAACTACATTACCGTTAAATCACCAATGATTGGCACATTTTACCGCTCGGCATCGCCCGATAAGCCACCTTTTATAAAAGTAGGAGATACTATTAGCAAAGGCCAGGTTACCTGCATTGTAGAAGCCATGAAATTGTTCAATGAAATTGAATCGGAAGTGGAAGGCAAAGTCGTGAAAATTCTGGTGGAAGATGCATCTCCAGTAGAATACGATCAGGAATTATTCTTAATCGACCCTTTATAA
- a CDS encoding anhydro-N-acetylmuramic acid kinase produces METYNVVGLMSGSSLDGLDIAYCEIVHDNGAWSYQIKIAETIPFTPKWKLRLEKLVLQNAVTYIKTHAFLGHYFGELVKSFIEKHQLFDQIDFIASHGQTIFHQPDNGFTSQIGDPSAIAVHTGLPVISDFRHIDVALTGQGTPIAPIADQLFFNSYRFLINLGGISNITYQENGQPKVAFDITPVNLILNKLAGKMHLDFDKDGDIARSGQIIEPLYNDLNLSHYYAKAYPKSLSGGWVSKVMAPLVARYKNPVPDKLRTLSEHISHQIARGIAQIAENEGVELKTDEKMLATGGGALNKYLIELIDEKAPVSVIIPDEETIQFKEALLMALMGVLRVRNEVNCLSAVTGAKADSVGGAIYQGTEKKLKFN; encoded by the coding sequence ATGGAAACTTATAACGTAGTTGGATTAATGTCGGGGAGTTCTTTAGATGGATTGGACATTGCCTATTGTGAAATTGTACACGACAACGGGGCATGGTCATATCAAATCAAAATAGCCGAAACCATCCCTTTTACTCCAAAATGGAAATTGCGCTTAGAAAAACTGGTGTTACAAAATGCAGTCACTTATATTAAAACACATGCATTTTTGGGCCATTATTTTGGGGAACTTGTAAAATCCTTTATTGAAAAACATCAGCTTTTTGATCAAATTGATTTTATCGCCTCGCATGGTCAAACGATTTTTCATCAGCCCGATAATGGTTTCACCTCTCAAATAGGAGACCCATCGGCCATTGCGGTGCATACAGGATTACCGGTTATTTCCGATTTCAGGCATATAGATGTGGCTTTAACCGGTCAGGGCACACCCATAGCCCCTATTGCAGACCAATTGTTTTTTAACAGCTATCGTTTTTTAATTAACTTGGGAGGTATTTCCAATATTACCTATCAGGAAAATGGACAACCAAAAGTAGCATTTGATATTACACCTGTAAATTTGATATTAAACAAACTGGCTGGAAAAATGCACCTTGACTTTGATAAAGACGGTGATATTGCGCGTTCGGGGCAAATTATAGAACCATTATACAATGATTTAAACCTCTCTCATTACTATGCTAAGGCTTATCCTAAAAGCCTAAGCGGAGGTTGGGTGAGTAAAGTAATGGCTCCGCTTGTTGCGCGCTACAAAAATCCTGTACCGGACAAACTGCGGACGCTCAGCGAACATATCAGTCATCAAATTGCCAGGGGAATAGCGCAGATAGCTGAAAATGAAGGCGTAGAACTGAAAACCGATGAAAAAATGCTCGCCACAGGCGGTGGGGCTCTTAATAAGTATCTGATAGAATTGATAGATGAAAAAGCACCTGTTTCAGTAATAATCCCAGATGAAGAAACCATACAATTTAAAGAAGCACTATTGATGGCGCTGATGGGGGTTTTGAGAGTAAGAAATGAGGTGAATTGCCTAAGTGCAGTCACGGGTGCCAAAGCCGATAGCGTGGGTGGAGCAATTTACCAGGGTACAGAAAAAAAATTAAAGTTTAATTGA
- a CDS encoding SDR family NAD(P)-dependent oxidoreductase, giving the protein MKVLVTGASGFVGSYLCRYLLKEGFEVRALKRKTSDLSLLGESQNEIEWVEGDILEVDSLAEAMDGIEKVYHSAAVVSYSKQKEKALFKVNVEGTANVVNTALEKNVKKLLHVSSVAAIGKAKSDELLTEEQQWEEDGTNSPYGFSKYLAEMEVWRGMAEGLSAVIINPSFVLGAGKWSDSSVKIFQRVYEGLSFYPKGSNGYVDVRDVAKVAIELMESNINRQRFIVNTDNLSYRSVFSQIALAMGKKPPTIPLNGPMIYLGWGLDRIKSLFTGSEPVINRATIKLTQRNYGYSNEKLKDAINYEFGLMEKVIQETSQKMLEAQDSGKDFAILDLN; this is encoded by the coding sequence ATGAAAGTATTGGTTACCGGTGCTTCCGGTTTTGTGGGTTCCTATTTGTGCCGCTATTTATTGAAAGAAGGATTTGAAGTAAGGGCCTTAAAAAGAAAAACCAGTGATCTTTCGCTTTTGGGCGAAAGTCAAAATGAGATAGAATGGGTTGAAGGAGATATTCTTGAAGTTGACTCGCTTGCTGAAGCAATGGATGGCATTGAAAAAGTCTATCATTCTGCGGCAGTAGTTTCATATAGCAAGCAAAAAGAAAAAGCACTCTTCAAAGTAAATGTAGAAGGCACTGCCAATGTTGTGAACACAGCCTTGGAGAAAAACGTCAAAAAATTGCTGCATGTCAGCTCGGTAGCAGCCATTGGCAAAGCAAAATCAGATGAGTTGCTCACAGAAGAGCAACAATGGGAAGAAGACGGCACAAACTCCCCTTATGGATTTAGCAAATACCTGGCAGAAATGGAAGTATGGCGCGGAATGGCAGAAGGGCTTTCCGCAGTGATCATCAACCCCTCTTTTGTATTGGGGGCAGGAAAATGGAGTGACTCATCGGTGAAAATTTTTCAACGGGTATATGAAGGGCTGTCCTTTTATCCCAAAGGCAGCAATGGTTATGTAGATGTACGCGATGTGGCAAAAGTCGCTATAGAACTCATGGAAAGTAATATCAACAGGCAGCGATTTATAGTAAATACCGACAACCTGAGCTATAGAAGTGTTTTTTCTCAAATAGCACTTGCAATGGGCAAAAAGCCACCCACCATTCCCCTAAACGGCCCTATGATTTATCTCGGCTGGGGATTAGACAGAATCAAATCCCTGTTTACCGGAAGTGAACCTGTTATCAATCGGGCTACAATAAAACTGACACAAAGAAATTACGGCTACAGCAATGAAAAATTAAAAGACGCTATTAATTACGAGTTTGGGCTTATGGAAAAGGTTATTCAGGAAACTTCTCAAAAAATGCTGGAAGCACAGGATTCCGGGAAGGATTTTGCAATACTTGATTTGAATTGA
- the pdxA gene encoding 4-hydroxythreonine-4-phosphate dehydrogenase PdxA, producing MKGKEHDFKKVKIGISGGDFNSIAPEVTLKSFQDNRIYQFVTPLLYSSAKVMSYHKKALQLEHINHQVLNDEQKKSLKEKMINVLDVFDENIIVNIGQSSKQAGANALKAIDACLNDLKDGQIDAMVTAPIDKSSIELKDKKFSGHTEYISDYFSVSESLMLLVGDRIKIGLQSNHLPLEEVAASINTGKILKKLELLNKSLERDFAIHKPKIAVFGLNPHAGDGGLLGKEEKEQIIPAIEKAKEAGILAFGPYPADGFMGAGSFNKFDAVLAMYHDQGLVAFKTLEFGQGVNYTAGLPFVRTSPDHGTAFDIAGKGEASPDSMRAAILLARDIVLNRKAYEESIANPLRKTAEK from the coding sequence ATGAAGGGAAAAGAACATGATTTTAAAAAAGTAAAAATCGGGATTAGCGGTGGTGATTTTAACAGCATTGCACCGGAAGTAACCCTAAAAAGTTTTCAGGACAACAGAATCTATCAATTTGTTACTCCACTGCTCTATTCCTCTGCCAAAGTGATGAGTTATCACAAAAAAGCCTTGCAACTCGAACATATCAATCATCAGGTTTTAAATGATGAACAAAAGAAATCACTAAAGGAAAAAATGATCAATGTGCTGGATGTGTTTGACGAAAATATTATTGTCAATATCGGGCAAAGCTCAAAACAAGCCGGAGCCAATGCCCTGAAAGCAATAGATGCCTGCCTCAATGATTTGAAAGATGGGCAGATTGATGCAATGGTTACTGCACCAATTGATAAAAGCAGCATTGAGCTGAAAGACAAAAAATTCAGCGGACATACCGAATATATCAGTGACTATTTTAGTGTCAGCGAATCTCTGATGTTGCTTGTTGGCGACAGAATAAAAATAGGCCTTCAAAGCAACCATCTCCCTCTCGAAGAAGTTGCCGCAAGTATCAACACAGGGAAAATTCTTAAAAAACTGGAACTGCTGAACAAATCCCTGGAGCGCGATTTCGCCATCCATAAACCGAAAATTGCTGTTTTCGGCCTCAATCCACATGCAGGAGATGGCGGTCTTTTGGGCAAAGAAGAAAAAGAGCAGATCATTCCAGCAATAGAAAAAGCAAAAGAAGCTGGAATTTTGGCATTCGGCCCCTACCCTGCCGATGGCTTTATGGGCGCAGGGAGTTTCAATAAATTTGATGCCGTACTGGCCATGTATCACGATCAGGGACTTGTGGCTTTTAAAACACTTGAATTTGGACAGGGGGTGAATTATACTGCCGGATTGCCTTTCGTACGCACTTCTCCCGATCATGGAACAGCATTTGACATTGCGGGAAAAGGAGAAGCTTCACCTGATTCTATGCGCGCTGCAATTTTGCTGGCAAGAGATATTGTATTGAATAGAAAAGCTTATGAAGAAAGCATTGCCAATCCTTTGAGGAAAACAGCGGAAAAATAG
- a CDS encoding beta-ketoacyl-ACP synthase III translates to MQQYTAAIKGVECFVPDFRLSNKLLEELVETNEEWITSRTGIQERRILKGKQKGMTEMAIPAVRQLLTKTKTNPKDIDLIICATVTPDMVFPASANIIADKTGLSEAFGFDLNAACSGFIYALSTASQFIQCGTYKKIIVVGADKMSSIIDYEDRKTCVIFGDAAGAVLMERSEDADLGIKDFWLKSDGAGAEHLHQKAGGSKMPPTHQTVDDKLHYVYQEGKQVFKFAVTHMADASRRILERNNLKSEDIDWLVPHQANKRIIDATKNALELPDEKVLVNIERYGNTTNATIPLCLWEWESKFKKGDKIILAAFGGGFTWGAIYLKWAYDSK, encoded by the coding sequence ATGCAGCAATATACAGCAGCAATCAAGGGTGTAGAATGTTTTGTGCCAGATTTTCGTCTGAGCAACAAGCTATTAGAAGAATTGGTAGAAACCAATGAAGAATGGATCACGAGTAGAACGGGTATCCAGGAAAGACGAATTCTAAAAGGCAAACAAAAAGGCATGACCGAAATGGCCATTCCTGCCGTTCGGCAATTGCTTACAAAAACCAAAACCAATCCAAAGGATATCGACCTGATTATTTGTGCCACGGTTACTCCCGATATGGTTTTCCCCGCTTCAGCAAATATTATAGCAGATAAAACAGGGCTCAGCGAAGCTTTTGGCTTCGATCTGAATGCAGCATGCTCGGGCTTTATTTATGCGCTTTCCACAGCCTCGCAATTCATTCAGTGTGGTACTTATAAGAAAATTATAGTAGTAGGTGCCGACAAAATGTCCTCCATTATAGATTATGAAGACCGCAAAACCTGTGTAATCTTTGGAGATGCCGCAGGCGCTGTTTTAATGGAAAGATCTGAAGATGCAGATTTGGGAATAAAAGATTTCTGGCTAAAATCCGATGGAGCCGGAGCAGAACACCTACACCAAAAAGCAGGGGGATCTAAAATGCCCCCTACCCATCAAACAGTAGATGACAAACTGCATTATGTCTATCAGGAAGGCAAGCAGGTTTTCAAATTTGCCGTAACCCATATGGCCGATGCTTCCCGCAGAATCTTAGAGCGAAACAATCTGAAATCAGAAGATATCGACTGGCTGGTACCGCATCAGGCCAATAAAAGAATTATTGATGCTACAAAAAATGCGCTGGAATTGCCCGATGAAAAAGTTTTGGTGAATATTGAACGCTATGGCAACACGACCAATGCCACTATTCCTCTGTGCCTTTGGGAATGGGAAAGTAAGTTTAAGAAAGGAGATAAAATCATACTTGCTGCATTTGGCGGTGGTTTTACCTGGGGAGCCATTTATCTCAAATGGGCTTATGATTCCAAATAA
- a CDS encoding Crp/Fnr family transcriptional regulator, producing MASLDLKEFSRKFDFLSPEDIGLIMQHVHIEQLKKGDFFIRAGEMSRNIALVQEGLLRCFYIKENGEEVNAFFRWEGTVIGAYECIIKETVSSQYIQAIEDCILMSMDFSKLEKLYDENRNLERAGKMLLQNTLSEALQKIASFITDSPETRYIKLLEEYPDLNQRIPNKYIASFLGITPVSLSRIRSRIHKSKSELK from the coding sequence ATGGCATCACTTGATCTCAAAGAATTTTCGCGCAAATTTGACTTTCTCAGTCCAGAGGATATTGGCCTGATTATGCAACATGTACATATTGAACAATTAAAAAAAGGGGATTTTTTTATTCGTGCGGGAGAAATGAGCAGGAATATAGCATTGGTGCAGGAAGGCTTGTTGCGTTGCTTTTACATTAAAGAGAACGGGGAAGAAGTCAATGCTTTTTTTCGATGGGAAGGCACTGTTATAGGAGCTTATGAATGTATTATTAAGGAAACGGTTTCTTCGCAATATATTCAGGCCATTGAAGATTGTATATTGATGAGCATGGACTTTTCCAAGCTGGAAAAACTCTATGATGAAAACAGGAATTTGGAGCGCGCTGGAAAAATGCTTTTACAAAACACTTTGTCAGAGGCTTTACAGAAAATAGCTTCATTTATTACTGATAGCCCGGAAACACGCTATATCAAACTTCTGGAAGAGTATCCCGATTTGAACCAGCGTATTCCCAATAAATACATTGCCTCTTTCCTGGGAATTACCCCGGTTTCCCTTAGCCGCATTCGCAGCCGTATTCATAAAAGCAAGTCTGAACTTAAGTAG